Part of the Plasmodium malariae genome assembly, chromosome: 9 genome is shown below.
atatgtacacaacTGAATGAGCGCTCATGCATGTGATCACTGCCCTTTTTCAATAACGTATTTTTTAACATCTTCGCACGTTTTATAATTCTAAATTAAGGATTATTTCTCTATGCGtgatatacattttatgaatgattaaaaaaaaaaaataaaaaaaaagagggggaaattacaatatataactactcctttatttcttattttatttttttattaaaactatttttatgTGGAATTTTTTTCACATTGCCCATATTTGTAAATCTTTGATTTCGGTTATGAAGATTAGAAAAGTGTTTAACGCATTCAAAACTGTCATAACCGGAAGAGCTATCATAAGAGATATCATCATTTTCATTGTCATTCATTTGTAATGGCTGTTCATAATTATGTATGGTATTAGGTGGGTTTCGTGCATTATTACAATAAGCAATATCATCATTTATGTTACTGTTATAAGTGGGATAAATTATATCAGCTACTGTATTTTCCCTGCAGACATATATGTCGTTTTGTTCTATCCTTACTTGACTAACTTCCAGGTTGTCATATCCATTTGAGTTTTTCTTCCGTGGAACAGCGgcataatacatattatatttgttgtGGTCTAAAACGCTATCATAATTGCTGTAATAAGAATTCCTATTACATTTGTTCCAGTTATTTTGTGggttattcattttatcatttttaatagcTTCATCCGATATGGAGAGCGTACAAACGTCATCTGATGAGTAAAATAATTCGTTTGAATGATTAGTACTGATGTTAGTATTAACAGTAGTAGCATCAGTAGCTGTGATAGCATCCATAGCAGTGGTAGTGACAAACTTAGGCATAGAAGTATTATTTCTAGCGCACCTATTTCTATAACTCTCGGTCTGCATGTCGAAATTGCTCTTCAGGAATTCATCATCCTTGTGCAGGTCCAATTTTGGATTATGGGTCCATTCGTGCGctacattttttgtatatccTTGTGCACTTTTGGCATTTTCCCTCCCCCGTCTTCTGTACAATCGAGCATAGTCATTGATATTATCAGCACAAAAGTTGTTGGACCgttctttaaaaaatctGATAACGGTGTTGTTTGTTCCGTTATGAGTCATTCTATTCTCAGAACAGTTGTCATTATCTCTATAATACTTATCATGTTGAGGGAACATCCTTCCACTCTTTTCATAATGAAATGAACCGAATTCTCTTTTATGCCTAGCAGATGGCATAAAAAGCTGGTTTCTACCTTCCTTGGGGGGCGACGAATAGTCGTATTGCTtgtttctatttatttttaaattattattattgatattattattaacgtTACTGTTAACATTACTATTAACagtgttaatattattattaacgcCGCTGTTGTTATGAGTACTATTAGTGTCTATAATGTTAAGAGGAGCGGTAAATCCAACTTTCTGTGTTGGGAGTCTATAGGATATATTTAATAGTCTTAATTGTAGAATTATAAAGTCATATATGTCGGTTCTTAACTCAAACACCTTTCTCCAGTTACCCCATCCTTCAACACATTTGATCCAAAAGctaatttcataaaaatgacCTGGTTGTAATGAATAACCAAAATATAGATTTTTCGTTTTGCAAAAATCACTTGGTCTACTGTCAACTAGGAATTGTAAACTTTTTCTTAATTCCTTTAGAGCTAGTAGAGGGGTATTAATATCTACCTTAAAagctatatctatatatgcatttttggATCTactttcattatatattttagcattacttaattttgaattttcatatataacaatttttccAGTCGTAGTTTCAAATTCAGTggtatatgtttttatttttttaatatacattgCCTCTCCTCCATCAAGTCTTATTCTATCTCCTATATTATACGGATTTGAAAAAGCAATAAATATAACGgatgtaataaaatttgtatacatataacttAATATAACTGTAACTGCTGTTATAAATGCTGCTCCAGTAACTATAATAGTATCAGCAGATACaccaaatataaataataaaacaactGAAGCaagaaaagataataaaatagacATTAATCTTCTAAccaattttaatatactcTCTTGACcttttaaactttttataaatttctttCGGCATGTTATAGCTCTCATTACTGCATTTcgaaacataataatatcaatTTTACCATGACCAGATAAATCAAATTCTTTCATAAATTCATCTGCATCTTCAGGTTTTAAAAACACTTCAATCATATCTTTTGTTACATATTCATttccatttatatttaattgcATTGGCCTAGTAACGTTCATAATAAATGGATCATCTATTTCTAAggatatatcttttttaattctactgaatctttcttttttatttctctttaaACATAAGCAACTACGTATAttcattcttttattttctttaagtctttttacatttatagcATCACTTCGTTCTAATAGATTCATTTCTTCGTTTAATAAATGCGAGTGATAAAAATAggtgtttttattatttcctgatcctttatttttcatttttttactaattttgCTCGTCTCATTTAccatattcttttttctcctttCAGGATAATACATTATGTTAGAATTGTTTGCATCTCTGACAGTTGATTCCTTATTATTAGTATCATTTAGCATGTTTGCTGTACTCTCTATTATTATGTTACTTcccttattttttgttttttctctATCTGTAGGTAATAAAGAACTGCCTAATACTCCCTCTTTATTGAACACTACTCTACTGTTTTTTCCCCCTCCCCCAGCACCACTCTCTTCGTAATCGCACATCCTATAGCACTTTTTAACTCTACCCTTTGTACTACCATTACATCCCTTATTTATGAAGCCCACATGAACTTCATCACCTCCATCGGTTCTATCACCAACATCACTACCATTACCCTCATCATTACTTCCATTTTCTTTCCTTTCCATTTCCCTATTATGCAAAGAGTCtgatgtatatttttttttcaatacaTCCTCAATAGAGAGATCCTTTATTTGCACCTTCATACTTTTGTAATTTTCTAGATTTGGGTAGAAATTCCGCTCTTCCTTACCGTTATTAATGTCAGCCCCAGTACCTCCTGCACCACCGGCTGTAGCACTAACACTGGGTCCAACCTCAAAAGCATATTTGTCATTCGCTTCGCTATTGTAACCCTTCTCTCCATGTATCTCCTTATCCTTTTGCTCACTTATTATTCCTGATAAAGACGGGGTAATGCGTATGTTAAATTGGGTTCTCCTCATCTTCGAATAGGCTTTATTCGAATTATCGTTACCATCATCGTTATCGTGTGTATCATTCTTATCAATCTTACCATTCGCATCTGGATCCACCTTCTTTCCTATATTTCCTTCCCCTTTTTCAACAAAATTTTCTACATGTATGGCCCTTTTGGTATCATTATCACTTCCCCCCTTCTCCATTCTGCTTATAACTGCATTTATTGCACCCCTACCGTCAGTGTTGCTAATCTGTACCAACTCCGAATGATCCATATGGTCATTCATTCTCGTTATTCTCGAAATACTCGATGTTTTTTCCACGTTTGACACGTTTGATGTATTTAATGCACATGCGTTCTCCTCTTCCCTCACGTGAGCTTTCCCAGAATTGTTTAAACCTCCTCCtttgttttcttctttcGTGTCTTTCACTATggcattttttcttttgttgtTTGAACTCGCTACATAAATGGGTCGCTGCTCACAGTCTTCGTTTCGAACCACTCCACCATAATTATCACCACCATAATTATCACCACCATAATTATCACCACCATAATTATCACCACCGTAATTATCACCACCATACTTACCAGCACCAAGGTTACCTTCACAATGTTCACCCTGATCATCTATATCAGCACCGCTTTCCTTCAGATTACCACTATTATGAGTACTAATCTGATCAGTATGCTGCTTACCCTTTAACATAGCTAATTTGTTATCTTCCTTACTACCTTCtctattttcatttgtttcCTCCAATTTAACTACTTGAGGGGACGTACCTCTACTGCTATTCCTTACGCTCCTCTTGGGTTTAAACTTACGTTTCGCTTTAGATTTAGACCTGTTCATGGATTGGGGTTCATTTGCTCGTACCGATTGATGTGCCTCTCCTTGTGCTTCACCCCTGTCCGTATGTCCATCCCTGATATCTTCACATTTGACCGCATCCTGATCgatatcattaaaaatattttctaggTTAATTTTTGTATGTGCCTTGCTATCCAGGTCCAACTTATTTATTgcattcttattattataaagaaaagagctcttttttgtttgtgCACTGGACgttttatgtaaatgtaaGCCTAACATATTTCTACTGGGTGAAAACTCGTCggatgaaatattattattcattggAGTACCAGTAAATGCATatgtatcatttttttcctgGTAATACATTTTCAATGACATGATAACTTGCCTAAACAATATTTCACTTGCACTCTTAActgcatttttatttgttaaggcaatactattatttaataaaaaaataagaggaGATGTATTAACCACATAATGACAAGCTAACCAATTTTTAATAGAAGAAGTTTCGGACTTGACAATATTTTTAGCTTCAAAAATAggtggtaataataatttcatagcattttttttatttttattattcattgtTATTTTACAACATGTACAATTTCTAggcaaatttttaaataacaataattctGCTTTTTCTTGTATGAACTTCTTACTAATATCATTGGTTTCAATTTGTCTAATAATCCTTTCATCTTGATATAATTCATATCCAAATAAAGATCTAATAGTTTCTTGTTTATCAGCTACAAACATAAACCAttcaatattaaatttacGTAATATACCATATTTCCTTAAATACCGACCTAACAAATCATGGGCATTCATTAAAAAACctaattcaaaaataaaagatatgatagaaagaaaaagtaaacgTGCTGCAAATacgatatataataatatagggAATGTAATTAGCCAGTGGACGctgtttaaaaatataaatggatTTTGTTCATCTTTATATCCAAAAATTCTTAACACGTAATAATTTCCATTATCATTCAcaccattttttaaaaccaTATTACTACGccaatatattatttgagcTGATGACCATAACAGATATACTAGTTCTGGGTCTACAGTATTGTAAAATGCAGCACATAATGCACTTGGCTGTAACAActtttcaaatattattttctgaaCAAGTGCATGAATAATCATAATTATCGAAAAGGAAGCTATATTAAtacttaatattaaaaaactaCAATATATACTTCCAAAAATAAATCCCCTATTATATTTCGGTTCAGATATAGGATCATGCGTATTCGGTTCTGATAATGAACTTAAACTAACACAAAGAATTACCaggttcataaaaaaatgtataacaAACCATAGCCAAGGTGATAAATCAGGAAATATAATAGACaaaattcttattattatatcacCTAATGTTTCACTCTCACTttcatcttcttcttcttcatcttcttGTAAAAACTGAGCATTGTATGAAGacttttgaatatataaatttactgCATTTATTCTATCTTGCTTGTTCATATATGACCTAGACACATCCATTATCAGGGACTGCGGATATTTCGATTTGGAAATACCCTTATAGTTTTCGTCCTTCGAATAGCTCATTCTTGGCTCTCtacgcatatatacgtatacgaatatgtatatatatatatacgtatttttttttttctcccttAGGTTGTACGCTGCATATGGGTAATTCCGCGGAGGTTTATTTCTCTGACGTGATCTCTTATCCTTAccgctttattttattatttttttttttttttttttcttcctcacTCCTAAATGACATCTACCCTTTGTCTTAATATTTCTGTTCTTTTTCCAGATGATTTGATTTGCCtccttatataatatttacttgacaatatattttttttttttttatgcttcCCTTTAGTTTTTCTTATTTCCCCCTTTAAAAAATGGTCCTTTGTGTTTCTCTGCCAAAGTAAGTTcaatttgtatgtatgtatgtatatattccttTCTCTTTCGCTTGCAATTTTATCTTATGTGCAGGTATATGTGGATGTGCACGTATGGGcgaaaatatacatataaatacatacatacataagtatacatatacatacacatatatatgcgtatattttttttcacctGTTTTCCCCTTTTCTCCTTAACCTTATAcgcaaatattttttgtctCCACGTATTTTAATCGCCTTTTTAAAAGATTATGAATTTAATAGAAAGAAGAAAGTTTAGACAAGCAAAATTTTCATCATGGAGGGAGGAAAAAAGCTTTCCTCTCTATATCCCTCTTTCTATCCCtctttcttttgttttttttcttttttttgtaaatttcaTGACTTCACGTAAATAActaaagatataaatttacgCAAACAGCTATGGACATATATCCACATACATGCATGCATGCGTACGttcgtacatacatacatatatattcactcATTTGTGTTATATGggtatatatcttttttatattaccatacaaagaaattttataaatatattcatgaCTGCTTGTAACAAAACAACTGCTTTTCCCCTTATGCCAGTTAGgtataaggaaaataattacaCGTTTCCCGTCAAGTCTCACGTTCGAAGGGTACATACATAGACGTACATGTGTGAGTATGTACATGAGTGTGTGTatttgtgtgtgtgtgtgtatgtgtgcgTACTTCAGCGGATGCATAACCTTTTGCTATGCGCgctataaatatttttgcaagaatattacatgtattatatgtGCGAAATGCAGTTTACTTGAGGCAGAGCTTTTATAATTGGTTCCAGCTTACCTCAGTAGATGCCAATCCTAATTAACATATTGCAGTCAACATTTACCGGTCAACATATTGCAGTCAACATTTACCGGTCAACATATTGCAGTCAACATTTACCGGTCAACAGTTTGCAGTCAACATTTTGCAATCAACGGTTAACAAGGCAGATTTAATAAACCGCTTTAACGGAATATAACCcccaaaaaaatatgctcaAAGCGTGTAATTTGTAAAGTAGGGTCAAAATGATTGACagctttttaaaaaaaaaaaaaaagaaaaaaaaaaaaatacacgattggttacatttaaatattcaagTGTGCATATTTGGTTTTTGAATTATTCATATGAAAGGCAGCTCTCAAAAAACTGAGAAATTAAGCTATGAATTGTAGGAAATTGAAAAGATTAATACGTTGTACAAATACACAAAAGTTAACAAAGGTAACAACATGAatgtttgaaaaaaaaaaaaaaattaaaataagtaaataaacaAGCAAACAAAGAGATAAATGAATGCCCAAACAAACAAAGAGATATACGAatgaacaaacaaacaaacaaacaaacaaataaacgaataaacgaataaacgaataaacgaataaacaaataaacgaataaacgaataaacgaataaacaaataaacgaataaatgaataaacaaataaaagaataaacaaataaacgaataaacGAATAAACAATCAAATAAACGAatgaacaaacaaataaataaacgcATGAATAATTTGcgcatattttataagaCAAGTCGCGTAAAATAAATCTggcttgaaaaaaaaaaaaaaaaaaaatttaatttctcACAAtgtgtataatatttatactcttttcattttcctaTGACGTAGTTAATATAGATAATTACAAAGCAtagatcttttttttttattttttcctctcTACAATTGCATCAAAAATAAGGGGTTAATTTTTCTGTGTCAACCTTTTCTTATGCATTTGTCACATCGTTTTTTTTAGCGgctcttattttttacaagCTTATAAAATTTGTTCAACACTTTGGAGgtacttttaaattataccCAAAAGTCTCAGTAACAGTATAGACGGAAAAagtttaaagaaaaaaaaaaaaataaatatataaaaataaaaaaagtaatgaaAGAGatcaaattaatattaagGTTGATACTAATATTAACGTTAAAGGAAATTTCGGATGAGCAAACACATTTTCACTcgattatttttgttttttttgttttagttCGTAAACtgatttttcttcatataaaGTGAGACATACAATTAatacgtatattttttactaacaaaaaaaaaaaaataataataaaataataataaaataaagacaAGTGAACGGTTGTCAGCCCTGCATACTATTGTACGGTTATGCATATACCCGTGGGAAATTACATAAGAcctaaaaaaaagaaaagattaTAATCTGATTAAGAAAAcaattgtatattataaatagcCAAATGTTCTTAGGGATATTGTAATTACTGAGCACCCTCACTTTTGTTAAttgaaaaagatataaagtttataaaaacataatgaTATGCGCACATGTCTTTTTAAACAAGCATCGTAACTGTTGTATACGTTCTCTTTTTACGCAAAAACATTTATACAAAAAGGAACAGTATTATAgctacaaaaataatattatgattatctattgtactaatatattttcctttttttttttttttttaatcagATTTTTACCATTCCTACTAAGTTGACAgacgaatatatattatgtcttaacttttttgcatatttatgtatgaaGAATTTTGGAGAGTTACATGGCCATTTTAAAGCCCGCATCATATGTATGTTAACCGTAACAAGGATCGACCTTTTTTcctcatatatatgtaaaaaaatagtaagtacatataaaaatgcacACCCACACATAAGGGTCCtcatgcatatgtatatacatatatatatatatatatatatatatatatatatatatatatatatatatatatatatatatatagtaccCTTTTGGGGTTTTCTGCCTATTAAAACTTAGCGTCCTTCCCTTTCGTTTAACTAAATTGATACATCTTCAACTTACATGTATACTAATGTGAAATACTGGCATGGGGATTAGCCCATGCTGCCAACATAAAAGCAATACGTCCTCATATCGACTTATGCTATTttgttgtaaatatattttggtaTGTCTACATTGCCATATggcttattattatttttttttttgatcaGTTCACTATAcggtaaaattatttttaaaaaatgactAGAACTATATGTTCTTCCATCGTTCTATGATATACAGTTTAGCGGGATATAATCTGGCTAAAACTTCCAAGTATAACtacaaatgaataattattacCATGAGCGCAAGCACAAATGCTTTATGTGTAACTATGTGTTCGCTTCCATAGATggaccaaaaaaaaaaaaaaaagcgc
Proteins encoded:
- the MSCS gene encoding mechanosensitive ion channel protein, putative; its protein translation is MSYSKDENYKGISKSKYPQSLIMDVSRSYMNKQDRINAVNLYIQKSSYNAQFLQEDEEEEDESESETLGDIIIRILSIIFPDLSPWLWFVIHFFMNLVILCVSLSSLSEPNTHDPISEPKYNRGFIFGSIYCSFLILSINIASFSIIMIIHALVQKIIFEKLLQPSALCAAFYNTVDPELVYLLWSSAQIIYWRSNMVLKNGVNDNGNYYVLRIFGYKDEQNPFIFLNSVHWLITFPILLYIVFAARLLFLSIISFIFELGFLMNAHDLLGRYLRKYGILRKFNIEWFMFVADKQETIRSLFGYELYQDERIIRQIETNDISKKFIQEKAELLLFKNLPRNCTCCKITMNNKNKKNAMKLLLPPIFEAKNIVKSETSSIKNWLACHYVVNTSPLIFLLNNSIALTNKNAVKSASEILFRQVIMSLKMYYQEKNDTYAFTGTPMNNNISSDEFSPSRNMLGLHLHKTSSAQTKKSSFLYNNKNAINKLDLDSKAHTKINLENIFNDIDQDAVKCEDIRDGHTDRGEAQGEAHQSVRANEPQSMNRSKSKAKRKFKPKRSVRNSSRGTSPQVVKLEETNENREGSKEDNKLAMLKGKQHTDQISTHNSGNLKESGADIDDQGEHCEGNLGAGKYGGDNYGGDNYGGDNYGGDNYGGDNYGGVVRNEDCEQRPIYVASSNNKRKNAIVKDTKEENKGGGLNNSGKAHVREEENACALNTSNVSNVEKTSSISRITRMNDHMDHSELVQISNTDGRGAINAVISRMEKGGSDNDTKRAIHVENFVEKGEGNIGKKVDPDANGKIDKNDTHDNDDGNDNSNKAYSKMRRTQFNIRITPSLSGIISEQKDKEIHGEKGYNSEANDKYAFEVGPSVSATAGGAGGTGADINNGKEERNFYPNLENYKSMKVQIKDLSIEDVLKKKYTSDSLHNREMERKENGSNDEGNGSDVGDRTDGGDEVHVGFINKGCNGSTKGRVKKCYRMCDYEESGAGGGGKNSRVVFNKEGVLGSSLLPTDREKTKNKGSNIIIESTANMLNDTNNKESTVRDANNSNIMYYPERRKKNMVNETSKISKKMKNKGSGNNKNTYFYHSHLLNEEMNLLERSDAINVKRLKENKRMNIRSCLCLKRNKKERFSRIKKDISLEIDDPFIMNVTRPMQLNINGNEYVTKDMIEVFLKPEDADEFMKEFDLSGHGKIDIIMFRNAVMRAITCRKKFIKSLKGQESILKLVRRLMSILLSFLASVVLLFIFGVSADTIIVTGAAFITAVTVILSYMYTNFITSVIFIAFSNPYNIGDRIRLDGGEAMYIKKIKTYTTEFETTTGKIVIYENSKLSNAKIYNESRSKNAYIDIAFKVDINTPLLALKELRKSLQFLVDSRPSDFCKTKNLYFGYSLQPGHFYEISFWIKCVEGWGNWRKVFELRTDIYDFIILQLRLLNISYRLPTQKVGFTAPLNIIDTNSTHNNSGVNNNINTVNSNVNSNVNNNINNNNLKINRNKQYDYSSPPKEGRNQLFMPSARHKREFGSFHYEKSGRMFPQHDKYYRDNDNCSENRMTHNGTNNTVIRFFKERSNNFCADNINDYARLYRRRGRENAKSAQGYTKNVAHEWTHNPKLDLHKDDEFLKSNFDMQTESYRNRCARNNTSMPKFVTTTAMDAITATDATTVNTNISTNHSNELFYSSDDVCTLSISDEAIKNDKMNNPQNNWNKCNRNSYYSNYDSVLDHNKYNMYYAAVPRKKNSNGYDNLEVSQVRIEQNDIYVCRENTVADIIYPTYNSNINDDIAYCNNARNPPNTIHNYEQPLQMNDNENDDISYDSSSGYDSFECVKHFSNLHNRNQRFTNMGNVKKIPHKNSFNKKIK